The following are encoded in a window of Ruminiclostridium herbifermentans genomic DNA:
- a CDS encoding pentapeptide repeat-containing protein has product MANKEYINILKQDINEWNNWKLANYSRIRLDLNDADLSGMDLMRVDFSNVSLESANLSKTNLRGANLSQANLSGVDLSRANISDAYLIGTNLYRATLTGANLGGTNLTGANLTGANLNEADLNFAILERATLKNVDLCRANLSATNLSEADLSESNLMHSRFIRTVCENTDFSGCRIYGISVWDLQAGNNIKSNNIKITPYGEADITTDNLEVAQFIYLMLNNKKIRSVIDSITSKVVLILGRFKEERKEILDAIRDELRKHDYLPVMFDFDKPATRNTQETVLTLASMSKFVVVDMTEPICSPFEIGTIVRELRHVPIQPLLLNGEIPWGMWDSIEGLPWVSNISYYQDKFDLIRNINEKIIEPSEKKLKELVK; this is encoded by the coding sequence ATGGCTAATAAAGAGTACATTAATATACTAAAGCAGGATATAAATGAGTGGAATAATTGGAAATTAGCAAATTATAGTAGGATAAGACTTGACTTAAATGATGCAGATTTAAGTGGAATGGATCTTATGAGGGTAGACTTTAGTAATGTAAGCCTTGAATCTGCTAACCTAAGTAAAACGAATCTCAGAGGAGCTAATTTAAGCCAAGCGAATCTAAGTGGAGTAGATCTAAGTAGGGCAAACATCAGTGATGCTTATCTAATTGGAACAAATTTATATAGAGCAACCCTTACAGGAGCAAACTTGGGAGGGACAAACTTAACAGGAGCAAATCTAACAGGAGCAAATCTTAACGAGGCAGACCTAAATTTTGCAATACTTGAGAGAGCAACTCTAAAGAATGTAGATTTGTGCAGAGCAAATTTGAGTGCTACAAACCTTAGTGAGGCGGATTTAAGCGAATCGAACCTAATGCACTCTAGGTTTATTAGAACAGTGTGTGAAAATACTGATTTTAGTGGATGTAGAATTTATGGTATATCTGTATGGGATTTACAAGCAGGAAATAACATTAAATCTAATAATATTAAGATTACGCCATACGGCGAGGCTGACATAACAACTGATAACCTTGAAGTTGCACAATTCATATACTTGATGTTGAACAATAAAAAGATAAGAAGTGTTATAGATTCAATTACTTCAAAAGTCGTTTTGATTTTAGGAAGATTTAAGGAAGAACGAAAAGAAATACTTGATGCAATAAGAGACGAATTGAGAAAACATGACTATTTACCAGTTATGTTTGATTTTGATAAACCTGCAACTAGAAATACCCAGGAGACAGTTTTAACGTTGGCTAGTATGTCAAAGTTTGTTGTTGTTGATATGACAGAGCCGATATGTTCCCCATTTGAGATAGGAACTATAGTTAGAGAACTACGCCATGTGCCCATCCAACCCCTTTTACTTAATGGAGAAATACCATGGGGTATGTGGGATAGTATAGAAGGTTTACCATGGGTGTCAAATATCTCCTATTATCAAGATAAATTTGATCTTATACGTAATATTAACGAAAAAATCATTGAACCATCAGAAAAAAAGCTGAAAGAATTAGTTAAGTAA
- a CDS encoding DUF4406 domain-containing protein gives MFNKKLVYVCSPVKGDIEENITRAKEYCKTVLIMGYIPIAPHVTFNGILNDKVQQERETALALGLELVKHCDEVWVFGNVISEGMQGEIELAKQIGIPVKTVLHTGGTEEAEQNNN, from the coding sequence ATGTTTAATAAAAAGTTAGTTTATGTATGTTCCCCAGTTAAGGGAGATATAGAAGAAAATATAACAAGAGCGAAAGAGTATTGCAAGACTGTTTTAATAATGGGGTATATTCCAATAGCTCCACACGTTACATTCAACGGGATACTTAACGATAAAGTACAGCAGGAGAGGGAAACAGCATTAGCTTTAGGGCTTGAGCTTGTGAAACATTGTGATGAAGTATGGGTATTTGGAAATGTCATAAGCGAAGGAATGCAGGGAGAGATAGAATTAGCAAAGCAAATAGGCATACCAGTGAAGACAGTTTTACATACTGGTGGAACGGAGGAGGCAGAGCAGAATAACAATTAG
- a CDS encoding VRR-NUC domain-containing protein, whose translation MPKSKIPTASESVEQIYLFRWATLSSRTMPELELMYHIPNGGKRNITTAKRLKAEGVKAGVPDICLPVPKGVYHGLYIELKAGKNKTTQNQDEWLEALDNNGYFTAVCYGWEEASKVITNYLKNGGRRENV comes from the coding sequence TTGCCTAAAAGCAAAATTCCAACAGCAAGTGAGAGCGTTGAGCAAATATATTTATTTAGATGGGCTACTTTATCATCTAGGACTATGCCAGAGCTTGAACTAATGTATCATATTCCAAATGGTGGAAAGAGGAATATTACAACAGCGAAGAGGCTTAAAGCAGAGGGAGTAAAAGCAGGTGTACCGGACATATGCTTACCAGTACCGAAGGGCGTATATCATGGACTATATATAGAACTAAAGGCAGGCAAGAATAAAACGACACAAAATCAAGACGAATGGTTAGAGGCATTAGACAATAATGGATATTTTACAGCAGTTTGTTACGGATGGGAGGAAGCTTCAAAGGTTATTACAAATTATTTAAAAAATGGAGGTAGAAGAGAAAATGTTTAA
- a CDS encoding rolling circle replication-associated protein, with amino-acid sequence MPYSSSYILENYEDIYDIQFEDSIEEKIEALRDKNIKKYRVKTIKSGQMLECEIYPIWKTGNKDVRMKKKKPSREVQKNLNEKNTKKKIIRLINTNFTNEDIWATFTYDSKHLPGSPEQAKKDMQNYIRRLNRYVRKNKLPALKYIYVTEYEEDEKKGKKRVHHHIVMNFRDRDAAEKIWDKGGRTHSRRLQPDDYGLEGLARYITKDSKNSKRYTTSRNLEKPKITIADSKMTKRKAERIAREQNLASDTFEKLYEGYIFNDIDIKFSKFVSGAYLYVRMRQRDKPHMREKNRKSKGGLEIA; translated from the coding sequence GTGCCGTATAGTAGTAGCTATATTTTAGAAAATTATGAGGATATATATGACATTCAATTTGAAGATAGCATAGAGGAAAAAATAGAAGCTCTGAGAGATAAAAATATTAAGAAATATAGAGTAAAAACAATAAAAAGTGGGCAAATGTTGGAATGTGAAATATATCCTATATGGAAAACAGGAAATAAAGATGTCAGAATGAAGAAAAAAAAGCCTAGTAGAGAAGTGCAAAAAAATTTGAATGAGAAAAACACAAAGAAAAAAATTATAAGGCTAATAAATACAAATTTCACTAATGAGGATATATGGGCTACATTTACATACGATAGTAAACATTTACCGGGCAGTCCGGAGCAGGCCAAAAAGGATATGCAAAATTACATTAGACGTTTAAACAGATATGTAAGAAAAAATAAACTTCCTGCTCTTAAATACATTTATGTAACCGAGTATGAAGAGGATGAGAAGAAAGGTAAAAAAAGGGTACACCATCACATAGTAATGAATTTCCGAGATAGAGATGCAGCGGAAAAAATTTGGGATAAGGGAGGTAGGACACACAGTAGACGATTGCAGCCTGATGATTATGGTCTGGAAGGACTAGCCAGATACATAACAAAAGATTCTAAAAATTCAAAGAGATATACAACAAGCAGAAATTTAGAAAAACCTAAAATTACTATAGCAGATAGCAAAATGACAAAAAGGAAAGCGGAGAGGATCGCCAGAGAACAGAATTTAGCAAGTGACACATTCGAAAAGTTATATGAGGGATACATATTTAATGACATTGATATAAAATTCAGCAAATTTGTGAGTGGTGCTTATCTGTATGTAAGGATGCGGCAGAGGGATAAGCCTCATATGAGGGAAAAGAATCGGAAAAGCAAAGGAGGTTTAGAGATTGCCTAA
- a CDS encoding ParB/RepB/Spo0J family partition protein: MLQNIDINKLRNHPKNPRKELGDLTELAESIKTRGVLQNLTVVPWFCFDTGVGADDPKVQEEMGYFVVIGNRRLAAAKLAGLTELPCIVSDMDYKTQLATMLLENMQRSDLNIYEQAQGFQMMLDLGESINNISEKTGFSESTVRRRVKLLELDSDKLKKSVERGASLLDYMELDKIHDISLRNSVLDKIGTPNFKWELQSAIQKEKKEKQRAFIISELQKFAKKTEDTADLITIKNYFLSEYDQKIEVPDDAQDTEYFYYETGWGAIQLCKRQDEINERDNEDDEAQRMRQDREKKLVALRELTHQAYNLRLSFAKQITNTKAKKNIRTIVEYLLRKGTAEYFDFGIDLNSIKEYFNIEVDGDDEEELKYDDIADDIAKQPELSLFAMVYLSLESTQNRYYNWNGEYENDEDSNLVYDFLTKLGYEMSEEEKALRDGTHKLFENSEC; encoded by the coding sequence ATGTTACAAAACATTGATATAAATAAGCTGAGAAATCACCCAAAAAATCCACGAAAAGAACTTGGGGATTTGACGGAGCTTGCAGAAAGTATTAAAACTAGGGGAGTTTTACAAAACTTGACGGTAGTGCCTTGGTTCTGCTTTGATACAGGTGTCGGAGCAGATGACCCAAAGGTACAAGAGGAAATGGGTTATTTCGTTGTAATTGGGAATAGACGTCTTGCAGCTGCAAAACTTGCAGGGCTAACAGAATTACCTTGTATAGTATCAGATATGGATTACAAGACACAGTTAGCAACAATGCTGCTTGAAAATATGCAACGTAGCGATTTAAATATATACGAGCAGGCGCAAGGTTTTCAAATGATGCTCGACCTTGGAGAGTCAATAAACAACATATCAGAAAAGACCGGATTCTCAGAATCAACAGTAAGGCGAAGAGTAAAGTTACTAGAACTTGATAGCGATAAATTAAAAAAATCAGTAGAGCGTGGTGCTTCACTTCTAGACTACATGGAACTAGATAAGATTCATGATATATCACTAAGAAACAGTGTATTAGACAAAATAGGTACACCTAATTTTAAATGGGAGCTGCAGAGTGCTATTCAAAAAGAAAAAAAGGAAAAACAGAGGGCATTTATTATTTCTGAGCTTCAGAAATTTGCGAAAAAGACAGAAGATACAGCAGATCTTATCACTATAAAAAACTACTTCCTATCTGAATACGATCAGAAAATTGAAGTACCCGACGATGCTCAAGACACAGAATACTTCTACTATGAAACTGGTTGGGGAGCAATTCAACTATGCAAAAGACAAGATGAAATTAATGAGAGAGACAATGAAGATGACGAAGCGCAAAGAATGCGACAAGACAGAGAAAAAAAGCTAGTTGCATTAAGAGAACTGACACATCAAGCTTATAATCTAAGACTTAGCTTTGCAAAACAAATAACTAACACTAAGGCTAAAAAAAATATTAGAACAATAGTTGAGTACTTACTACGTAAAGGAACAGCCGAATATTTTGATTTTGGCATTGATCTTAATTCTATAAAAGAATATTTCAATATAGAGGTTGATGGAGATGATGAAGAGGAATTAAAATATGACGACATAGCAGATGATATTGCAAAACAGCCGGAACTTAGTTTATTTGCTATGGTCTATCTATCACTTGAATCAACTCAGAACCGCTATTATAACTGGAATGGCGAATATGAAAATGATGAAGATTCAAACTTAGTCTATGATTTTTTAACAAAGCTAGGATATGAAATGTCAGAAGAGGAAAAAGCACTTCGAGACGGAACGCATAAACTATTTGAAAATAGCGAATGTTGA
- a CDS encoding AbrB/MazE/SpoVT family DNA-binding domain-containing protein, with the protein MSRKATGIVRKVDELGRVVLPIELRRTFNIEEKDSLEIFVDEETIILKKYEPACIFCNEAKNVEAYKGKNICCNCISELKRGS; encoded by the coding sequence ATGAGTAGAAAAGCAACAGGAATAGTAAGAAAAGTGGATGAGTTAGGAAGAGTGGTATTGCCAATTGAACTTCGTAGAACATTCAACATTGAAGAAAAGGACTCTTTAGAAATTTTCGTAGATGAAGAAACAATCATTTTAAAGAAATACGAGCCTGCATGTATCTTCTGCAATGAAGCAAAAAACGTTGAAGCATACAAGGGAAAGAATATCTGCTGTAACTGCATAAGTGAATTAAAGAGGGGAAGTTAA
- a CDS encoding excisionase family DNA-binding protein — MQPATVNNYPVLWNAKTTAEYLGISYWSLTELARKKKIPFVPIGDRPHFRKEAIDQWVIEQEKASTKPETNRFGIQKIKE; from the coding sequence ATGCAACCAGCGACAGTAAACAATTACCCTGTTTTATGGAATGCTAAGACTACAGCTGAGTATCTTGGAATATCTTACTGGTCATTAACAGAATTAGCAAGAAAAAAGAAGATACCATTTGTTCCTATTGGGGATAGACCTCATTTCAGAAAGGAAGCTATTGACCAATGGGTCATTGAACAGGAAAAGGCATCAACTAAACCAGAAACTAATCGATTTGGGATTCAGAAGATAAAAGAATAA
- a CDS encoding helix-turn-helix domain-containing protein produces the protein MNKRLEELRQALGISQEDLGAKINLKRAAISMYETGKRNLSDRVISDICREFNVNEIWLRTGEGEMFLKMDREDELAQWAGSLLSPNNDNEFMKKFVHMLSKLDASDWDVLAKMATLMAEDHNEKD, from the coding sequence TTGAATAAAAGATTAGAAGAATTACGTCAGGCATTAGGTATTAGCCAAGAGGATCTTGGAGCAAAAATAAATTTAAAGAGAGCTGCAATTTCAATGTATGAAACCGGTAAGCGAAATCTTTCAGACAGAGTAATTTCAGATATTTGTAGAGAATTTAACGTCAATGAAATCTGGCTTCGTACTGGAGAAGGTGAAATGTTCTTGAAAATGGACAGAGAAGATGAACTAGCTCAGTGGGCTGGCTCTCTTTTAAGCCCAAATAATGATAATGAATTTATGAAAAAATTTGTTCATATGCTTAGTAAATTAGATGCCAGTGATTGGGATGTTTTAGCTAAAATGGCTACATTAATGGCAGAAGACCATAACGAAAAAGACTAG